The Phlebotomus papatasi isolate M1 chromosome 3, Ppap_2.1, whole genome shotgun sequence genomic sequence gtcatactcaaaaagtgctaaatttttttttcctttgcaaaaaaagcaatcaaaggattccataaaatgttaatgataaaGAAAGTTCTATAGAGCCAGCAGGAGCAGTCGTGGCGCAGTGGGCTAGCGGACGGTGTTTACAACGCAAAGGTCTcgagttcgattcttgctttgtgccgctttattgtttttttttcttctattatttttttatctgtttttttttgtcggattttttttttcattgaccgtaatttttccttagtgtatctatatttgctttgcactgtaatatactcctaatatgaatatttaactaaagtaagtgtcttaaaagttcttcaacgcgtctgcttgttttaattttttttaaggaatagaaattaagaattcatccatatacggtcttattggtcctagatatacatagcgttatttttatttgcttttttaaataacttgcctaagcaatgtgtcttgcaaaatacagtgagtgtcaatagtttgttgcctaatggatgtttgagaaatcaagtgaaaaaaatgatagaaaaaaatacttttccaaatttttctttttgcagatgagttccttgtaatccgtagatattatttatagttttcaaaaaaaataattaattttatttcatatcaaaaataattgttctccaaaagttggtcatttttgaaaaatcaaaagtttgttgcctcattaaaaaaactaattcaaaatggtgaaaacgtgcaaccaactttatgtaaaccggttacattttaacCTTATGTCATTTggtaggcaaatggtggatttgtacatttttaaggctgtcaatgttaaatatataggtgtaaaagtgatgataaataacaagaaataatcagttttttgataattcataatttaggttataatggcaaattataaaaagttgaaaggtgggatattgtccagagatactgctggaaggaatcggcgtcgcttaattgccaaattttatggaaattcatgaaaagttatacataaaatggtcaaatattatagttatgaggcacgagtacatctgaaaaacgctactggtagacccagggtttcgactcagaaagtcgataaccgcattctaggtatctctgatagtaaccccatgatgtttgcttcaaaaattcaaagtcggctggttacagaaggcatacaggcttcaaatgcttcgaaaatcaaactcaaaatgaaagaaaatataagaataggtacttggctcgcaagattccattagtaagcaaaaccaaactgcgtaagaggttgtatttttacgtttttagcatgctccaagtgaatttacaaccttttaaccagattggttttgtttaccaatggaaacctgcaaaccaagtaattattcttaccactttcattaaattgcggttggttttgaagcctgtatgccttctgtaaccagccgactctgaatttttgaagcaaacatcatggggttactatcagagatacctagaatgcggttatcgactttctgaatcgaaaccctgggtctaccagtagcgtttttcagatgtactcgtgcctcataactataatatttgaccattttatgtataacttttcatgaatttccataaaatttggcaattaagcgacgccgattccttccagcagtatctctggacaatatcccaccttttaactttttgtaatttgccattataacctaaattatgaattatcaaaaaactgattatttcttgttatttatcatcactcttacacctatatatttaacattgacagccttaaaaatgtacaaatctaccatttgcctatcaaatgacataagctcaaaatgtaaccggtttacataaagttggttgcacgttttcaccattttgaattagtttttttaatgaggcaacaaacttttgatttttcaaaaatgaccaacttttggaaaacaattatttttgatatgaaataaaattaattatttttttttgaaaactataaataatatctacggattacaaggaactcatctgcaaaaagaaaaatttggaaaagtatttttttctatcatttttttcacttgatttctcaaacatctattaggcaacaaactattgacactcactgtacatCAATAAATCTATGCACAAGagatagagaatttaaaaaacactcactcatttttaatcaattgtcTGCAGAAAGATTTAAATGCAGTTTCAAATATGCATGGCACAAATCAGGATATGTTGATGAGAGGcccaaaaaatttgaaaatccaaGTCATTACTGTTTTACAAAAGTTTATTTGGAAACTTGCTCTCAAACTGATTGTGAAAGCATATCTTTTATTCGATGTGCACATTGTGACTGTACattctgttttaatcatttctttacagAAATCCACATGCACTAATTAGTTATTAAACTAATTTGTGCATTGAGGACttttgtaaagaaatgattaaaacagaggACAATGTTCACAATGAGCACACCGAATTAAAGTATGACTCACAATCAATTTAATCAAAAGCTCCCAATCAACTTTTTCAAaacaatattgaattgaattttcaaatataacaaaattcaacatatcttgattttgtgcagattgctaattataataattctctATCGCTTTGTACATAGATTTATTGATGTATTTTGCAAGACACATTGCTTAggcaagtgatttaaaaaagcaaataaaaataatgctatgtatatctaggaccaataagaccgtatatggatgaattcttaatttctattccttaaaaaaaattaaaacaagcagacgcgttgaagaacttttaagacacttactttagttaaatattcatattaggagtatattacagtgcaaagcaaatatagatacactaaggaaaaattacggtcaatgaaaaaaaatccgacaaaaaaaaaacagataaaaaaataatagaagaaaaaaaaacaataaggcgGCACAAAGCAGGAATCGAACTCGAGACCTTTGCGTTGTAAACACCGTCCGCTAGCCCACTGCGCCACGACTGCTCCTGCTGGCTCTATAGAACTTTCtttatcattaacattttatggaatcctttgattgctttttttgcaaaggaaaaaaaaatttagcactttttgagtatgacacgatccttatgatccctatccgcgtctatgttctcaatatgaagccaatctgaatttgatgactcgatgacctcccttgtcatagaaaattttgaaaacatgtttacaaacaaaagttattgtgcgttgaacataatgaccagcgtacaataagttttgtttgtaaacatattttgaaatttcagtgagagtgagcgagatggctagatctagatctcattcactctcattgaaatgtcaaaaacatgtttacaaaacaaaagttattatgcgttgggcataaaggcctctacacattgcgagcaattttcgtcaaaaatcgcatttttgacaaaattttgacgtttatacCTGCAACAGTGCGGACGATTTCTctcaaaagagcaatttttgatgaaaactgttaacaatgtgtagacaccataatgcATAGAacgcaataacttttgttttgtaagtttttttttgacagttcaaGTAAGAGAGgaagagatctaaatctagccGTCTTGCTCACACTTATAGGCAGTTtcgaaaaaatgtttataaaacaaaagttactcaCACAAACAGTttctaaatcttttttttatttctttctacATAATAACCCCTTAAAAactataacaaaaaaatttgcaaagtttcttatcaacaaaataataatacataTTCTGTTGATTATGGTTTTACATAAATGTCTAAAAGGCAATTCATTTCCGTAATCACTGAACTCATCAGCTTTTCTCTATGCAATAATTATCAAATAATACTTTTCCGCTATTTAACAAAATGCTTACAATCACTCTTTCCCAGATAAATTGAACATAATTGTGTCACGCAACTAAATTTTACTACAAGTATTTTCCACGGAGTGTTTCACTAAATTTTGTTGGtggtgtatttttttaaatgaaataatatagATAATCGATTTTTACCACcaatttgactttttctttccgttctctccataatattattaaagaatttttatttgaagaCTTTGGGAAATGATGAAAAAGCATTTGTTCATTGAGTGtggaaatttatattttgcaacataatatttttaatgcaaagaaaaagaaaaattactatATTATAGTGAAGCGAATGGGGGAatgcttttttatttctttgaaatgGAGGATTTTCAAGGAAATGCGGTCTCGAGGCATTTAATGGACATTTTCtccgtgaaattttttttctattgagaAAAAGAAGTGGCATTAGTGTACAGGGAAAATGAAATGGAATTATGTCAATGTCTGTGTATGTAATTGCACCATAATAATTTCTCTGTCGCGTCGAATTTGCAATTTCTCGATGAAGAAGTCTAAAAGAGATTGATTTTGTCTCGGCAGTTTTTAATATTGCAATTGGTGACTTCCTTCTGAATGCGCAATTCTTTAATTggtttaatgtaatttattatttaaattaagtaGATGTCTTACCTTCTGTTGCGTCCATTGGGTGATCCTGATCTCGATATTAtttactactttttttttctgatgaaACAATTCAAGTCCGTTTCACACTGATTGGCGGGAAATGCCTCAGAAAAGTGCATCAAAATGCGCGGTTATCATTAGATGGAAGACCTTTAGCCACTTAAATTGATCTTGTTTAACAAATGATTATAGCAATGGCacattcactaaaaaaaatgattgtttATCTCCtttgtagaaaatttttatGCAACAGTTGATGaagacaaggaaaaaaaatgcaaacattgaatttttgcgaatttttctttcactttttgCAGTATTTTTGTTGTGTTCTCACAAATTATGTTACTTTGTtgggaaaaaaataaacaattttgttttgttacagaaagattatttttaaatacaaacaataaaaaaaatccttgtttATATTTAGAACAAAGCACTCACAGAATTGGTCTCTATGCCAAAACAACACGATCACTCCTTTCCAAATGAGACGGTCGCGATCGCGCCAAGAAAGAGTGTGAAAGTTATACACGTCTCAAACGTTCAATTGCTAAATCAAATATGAGCTTTTTTCACGACAAAACTCCCCAGTCACTCTTTGAGTTCacgtaatattattaattttcaagcGGGGGGACATACAattcttttttctatttaattttccactctCGCTCTGTCTCTTTCTGAGTTggggaaaaaaaggaatttgttGTGGATGATCTCTCATTTTATAATCCCATCAGACACAATTTCATGGTAATTGTCCGGATGATACAATTGGGGCTAAACAAGGCACTCCGGTATTCAGATTCTTTTCAAACTGTTCTCCCGGGAGATCAAAGGACTGTTTTGGCGACTTACAAATAGTGATAAATTGAATGATCACCGATCAGCATAACCAAGCTTGAGAAATCATCACTGATCTCTCTCCCCCAGCAGAGATCACACTAATAGAGTGATCGTGGATTGCTTTTAAACACATTTTTCTGGTGAGGAAATGTGGGTGATAAAATGTTAGGCAAGAAAAAGGAGTGGTAAAGTGGAAAAGAGTTCGCGAAATGctcaaatatttgattttgaaagaaTTAGGTCATGAAAACGTTATTCAGACGTCATTAAAATAACTTAGATTAGCGCTGAGCTTTGGGTACTCTCTGACCTCATTATTACGttacatttaattaaaatatttacttgagaattatgcccagcgcacaataaaatttgttttgtaaacatgtttttgacatttcaataagagtgaatgaaatgtaaatctagtcatctcacttactctcatagaaaattttgaaaacatgtttataaacaaaagtgtttgtgcgttgggtattatgcccaacgcacaataacttttgtttgtaaatatgttttcaaaattttctataagtgtgagagagatgactagagctagatctcactcactcttattgaaatgtcaaaaacatgtttactaaacaaaagttattgtgcgttgggcattatgcacaacgcacaataaattttgtttgtaaacatgttttcaaaattttctacaagAGCGAGCGAGATAAGAAATTTCTGtttcatttaaccctttaatgacaattgggtcaccggtgacccaaaaatgaagtttttcttACAGTCTTCTAAAGTtgcgttttgctctaaaaagtcataaaaaagtgatttttctgacccccgatttttgactctatcgtccttaaagtgtgaTTCAGTTCAGAGCTGTCTTCCCGACTGATTTGCATTCCCGGATTAGGAATGTAATTCTACTAGCGTCTGAGTTCCTTGACAAGAAGAGTTTTCCACCTCCGGAAAACCATGAGTATTCTGTTAATCGTTCTTTGTTAATTTTGTTAATTCCTATCGAAATATTGAGTACAATTAAATTGCATTATATATAGGCCCACATCCTATTTTCCTCATTCGGTCATTGGGAGGAATTATTAGGGAATTATGGGAAAAGGTAGGGGGAGGATAACCTCTAAATGCAAAGATGATGATCACATGGCCTAAGGGTGTTGGCTTTGAAGGGTAGTTGGTCTGCAGGggtgaatttttgagaaaaatattggTTCCTTAAGTAAGTATTCGGATCGGAAAATTGACCACCGGAAATTTCATGTTCCAACATAGGGAGCAGTTTTcaccaaaaattgcttttttgatgGAAATCGTTTGCACAGGTAGGTGCAAACGTCGAGGTTCTgtcaaatcttcaatttttgacgaaaattgctttcaatgtgtagagaccctcattctcattgaaatgtcaaaaacatgtttactaaacaaaagttattgtgcattggacaTTAACTTAAAAAGCACGTCATTCTCTAAAGTTTGATTAGAAGTCTTATGTAATTTTCCCGAGGTCATATTTACGTAAGTAAAACGTCAGTATAAGTACAATCTGAAGGGACACGCTCCCTTGTATTATATCAAATACTGTAGTttgcttaatatttttttcactattttcctTCTAGTAAGAATTCGTTTGCATCACTTCATTAATCCATTCAATTAATGTACTAGGAATAATGGGCACCtacggcttaagctgagagacggcttatctgaaaagcaattaaaataatgattaagactacatttccatcaggttcccactaagccgtctctcggcataagccataagtctgtctaatggtgtctacacactagaagcaattttcgtcaaaaattgcctttaaaaaaaatctgacgtttctgcctacgaggataggggaaattttcgttaaaaaggcattttttaaagaaattgttcctagtatgtaggggaaactggggcaccaccaaacacggggtaccaccaaacacggggtaccaccaaacacggggtaccaccaaacactgcgattttttaatcggatattcgacttcagaggataagacctataggaatttataggcactattgggatgcttgtccattgaaggaatggtcgagatagtccaagtagtttagaaataaaaatttgtgtttggtggtaccccgtgtttggcggtgccccagtttcccctataggcCATAAGGCATAACGATCACTatatttaaattcttataattaattcattacaaactctttgTACTTCTATAGATTAACTCtctaagaaaagaaattgtcataTATTTAGAATTCCAATTAGGagagaaaatgaaggaaattattatcaaaatcgatgcgATGTTACACTTTTCGCGAGCAACTTCGTGCAAAAACTTCGAAAGGCCTAAGTAAGAGGAGGTGGGAGTttcattgatatacgatttttcgcatatttctaaaggtagatgggccttacaattatattatttagtttCACAACTGTTTTGTAGAGTtaaagttaaattacattacggtAAATCTCAGTTTCCTTTataaatttgcgaaaaaatcgtatatcaatgtaactCCACTgatcaaagtagccccatctcccccttttataattaaattatttttaatttccctTTAGTCCTGCTGTGGGAGgggggggcgtggcctaaaatcgTTACTAGTAATAATTTAGGGATTTATGCTATTAAATACTAATGCACTGCAAATAACAAGGAAttacagattaaaaaaaaaacttcaacagAAAAAAGAAGTCCCACAAATTGgcttaactattttttttttaataatttttcaaattattttattgcttgaatttTCTAGAAATGTTaatgtacacagaaaaaatgttgtaaaacagtttgtaaatgtttgttccACTGGAGACTTACAAAACGCTCGTCAGTCGTGGAacctactaaaaaaaatttgaaagctagagggaagtggggcacctttgaaattgcgatttttccCCTATGTTAAAGTGAAACTAAGTCATATCATAATGTTAAttaacttctcaatctgtttgtgcagctaaattatatcacgataaggctcaattttatttaaaaataggcgaaaaatcttaatttcaaaggtaccccactttcaaaggttccccacttcaCCCTACTTCTTTTTCACGAGCATAATTTGTAAGTTGATCATTTAACgaagattttttgttcttttataataatttgtttgtgaatttttatctggcagaattttacaaacaaatgacaaaattttaccaactttttttgtgtgttttgcgaacatttacaaatgtttgtaaaagaacaaaacatGCTCATTAAAGAGTTCATATTATGAATAATATTTATCGAAAAAAAATGcacacaaacttttacgaacttattagATAGTTTACACGATTTACGAACACTTCGTAATCCCCGGTAAAAATTCACCAACATTTACAAACtaaaattttttctgtgtattttattcttaattttttttaaataatgaagATTAGTTAAAGAATGCTTCttggcagaaaaaaaaactcattctcAAGAAAATCTCATTCTTCGCTTTATTGAACCTaaaccaataaatttttaatgcatttataattaattttgagaaattatttgcATTGCTTTATCTTTGATGTTGGAGCAATAACAGCACGATCGTGATTGCGAGTGATCTTGAGGAAATGCCGAGACATTTTCgaaaattacacaatttacAACAAATTAGTCGTAGTTTTATTGCACAATTAGATATATACGGCTATATAAACACTGATAAATCGCCTAACttgtttgcaatttttctctcacGGCTAATTTCTTGCtgattcagttttttttcacgGTAATTGCCATTGATTTTTCCCTTGGATGTGTGAAAAGGCACGACTTCAATCAAAGAGACAACTTTTTCGTGGTCAAGTTCAATAAAACATCAAGCATGCATGttgattgtgaaaaaaaagaaatatttatggcTTTTCGTTGGAATTTTGCAGTACAATTTAATGACTTTTCACAAATATATGCATTATATATTGGTTTTTATttggtattttaaaaatagaagagtTATTATAGAGATCGTAGACTCATGCTAATGCAGCGTTGAAATTAATCATGAATTTCCGTTGTAACTTCTGAATGCGAGAAATGCATCGTAACTATAAATTATTGTCATTAGGCCGCCCATGTACTGGAAGAAAGATAAAAATCGGGAAGATCGGTAGAGATCAATTGAAGATCACAGAGACGGTTAAAAAAAGGATATGATCAAACTCACATAAAGAGTTGTTAAACTTGTGTAATCTCCGGGTCCGGTGAAAAATTTGGAGAAATTCTGGTAGAATTGCTCACGATAAGCTACACTTCCAGATGCACTGATGTAGAAGAAGGCACAGAAGATATTGAAGACGATCTCGAAGATTGAAGATCGCACAAGTTTAAATGTATTGACACTGAAGGTGTAGCAAATTAAGAGGAGAGCTGTTGTAGGAAGACAGGCTGATGTGGCTGAGAGGAATGCAAAATATGGATCCCATCCAAAGCCCTTCTTGGCATTTTCTAAGCCAAATGTGAAGACAAGACTCTGACAAAAGATCCCAATGAGGCATTCAAATAGCTTCAAAAGCCCGTACTTTGATGTAAAGAAGCCAGGCTGGAGACAATGGAACATCCGGCAGTAGCACAATTTAATCCCTGTCCGGATGGGAGTCTCCCGATTGACTGGTCTCATTGTTATCACAGTTTgtggcatatttttttttacacaaaatagcaaaaatttaaCTCAAAAGATCACTAAAATATCCTCAGAAGGAACAAAGTTTCCAGGCACAATGTTACTAATCCAAGATTTCACGGAGTACTGCTGTTGACTCATTGTGGTACATACGCTAAAAATACTAAACACCCAGAATCCCCCAATTTCCATTCTTCCCTCCGGAGTTCACGCATCTTCTCCTGACACTGCGTGTGTGTCTCCTCTCCCGATCTATTTTTGTCATCCCGAAAGCGACAATCTTTTCGCACTCCATCATCAACAACTCTACACGGGGGATTGTTGACAATGTCAAGAATACAAGGAAAGATATTCAAAGAATTCATTGGCTAGAGGCACCGTGTCAATAAACTCTCTGTTTATTTTTTCCCGGATGCTTTTTATACAAATTCTAATGAAGGTATTTCAGATTGATCTTACATGATCGAGAATTAGCTATTTctattatttgtttatttttttccttaaaaaaggaTTAGATTCTTTTTAGTCTATTAATGATCTCTGTAGAGCCCGGCGCGCGCCGACTGTTAGCCGTTTTTAGCGCGCCGCCAAACTTTTTTCCTAGCCGCCGCCGCCTAAAAATTTTTGAGGCGCGCCGCCGAGCGCGCCGCCAAGAATAATTCGGCGCAGCGCCAGTAGGCGCCACActgcaactttatttttttacataaatttttgtttttttgtttttcagactgttctttttttgtttaacataattttttgtttttcagattgtttttttttttgtttatgcgTTTTATGCAAACCCGAGTGATATGTAATTAGaaaattcttatagaaaatttaacgCTATAGAACTTTGCTGAATATCACTTTCctctaggggaaaggctcataattttgtccagtttcttattttggacactttgaggataacattggacactaaaaataaattgattaaaatgatggatttttattccaatatttgatgaataatgaattctatctaaatatttgttctttttggaagattttaacactaaattcgttaaaatttgaatatgatttgagttgaaattgctttgttgaaaattcagtgtgagcaattgcttacgagaaatatgacagaacttcgtggcttacttcagtcttatttagttttggtgaagtactaacaaagtttgttcgctgttttttagtgatattattgaatattcattgaatattgtgttgattcacgttactgatgatttgtacatttgacctgaagtgagatttgccttgtgaattatatttttcgtgtgaaaaatgggaaattttttaagacattcaccagtgaggtgatggttcttattttggacaggtgtttttctcacgaaatttcgtgaagttttagcttttgtgatgactaggttggacaaatgcctggagaaacaaaggagcatcatctctacgaaagagatgtagcgagaaatgccttgaaaggctcccgggaaggtcagggaatgagcgactccgcacgtacttggagtatcgaagtcaactcattttaatgaatgatatggaaagtttccgggcttcatgtgacattctacgtttcccttacatgaacaggaagaggacttggtaagattggttcatcaaatgaagaacaatgggcatcctattgaggcggattagctgtccaaatttacagccaagttggacaaattaataaacaagttgtccaaaataagagccaaagtcacttctacatatcaattcatttttaaacgtattaaaactaattttaataaaaataagacgataaatagcttgctaagtttctaaacaacccttctgaaaagagagtaacaagaaatgtcaattagtatagaaaatatcgaacttcaaacttggaacttcgatgcttataagcagactgtccaaaattataagcacttcccctatctaaaaaatgttattttcgaGCAATTTTCTATGAGATTATTTTGTGGAGTTTCTAAAAATT encodes the following:
- the LOC129808109 gene encoding protein singles bar, which encodes MPQTVITMRPVNRETPIRTGIKLCYCRMFHCLQPGFFTSKYGLLKLFECLIGIFCQSLVFTFGLENAKKGFGWDPYFAFLSATSACLPTTALLLICYTFSVNTFKLVRSSIFEIVFNIFCAFFYISASGSVAYREQFYQNFSKFFTGPGDYTSLTTLYYMGGLMTIIYSYDAFLAFRSYNGNS